CAACAGCAGCTTCTTCGGGTACCGATATGAACGGTATGGCAGTTAAAGATGCAACAAAAAAACTTAAAAAAAGAATCGCAACCGTACTTGCTGAAGAATTTAATAAAAATAGCAAAACAAAATTATCTAAACCTGAAAACCTGATATTTGAAAATAACTTTATTTACGATAAAAATAATCCTGATAATAAAATCTCATTTAAAGAAGCTGTTTTAAAAACATATCTCAGTCGTGTAAGTTTAAGTGCAACAGGCTTTTATAAAACACCTGGCGTTTATTTTGATAGAGAAATAGGTAAAGGAAATCCGTTTTTTTATTATGCTTTCGGAATGGCTGTAACAGAAGTTCAGCTTGATATACTAACAGGTTCTCATAAAATATTAAGAACTGATATACTCCACGATGCAGGCAAATCTATTAACGAAAATATTGATATAGGACAAGTTGAAGGAGCATTTATTCAAGGTGTCGGCTGGTGTACAACCGAAGAATGTAAAATAGACGAAAAAGGAAATCTTCTTAATCATTCACCAGACACATATAAAATACCTGGAATTCAGGATATACCTTCTGATTTCAGAGTTGCTCTTTTACAAGGAGCACCACAGCCTAATACAATCAGGCAAAGTAAAGCTGTTGGAGAACCACCGTTTATGCTGGCTTTTTCTGGCTGGCTTGCAATTAAAGATGCAATTTCATCAGTCGGAAATCACAAATACGAACCTGATTTTTCATTACCTGCAACAAATGAGGTAATATTATTATCAATAGAGGATATAAAAAGTAAACTCTCAGAATAATATAGATTATTTTAGGAAACATTAATATGTTGAAATAACAACTCCATCGGAGTTGAATTATTTTATTAACTTATTTTGGAGAAAAATAAATGAAATCTGGAATATACACACAAATTTATATTCAACTGATTTTTTCGAATAATAATACATTATATCATAATCAAACTCCGATGGAGTTTAGAAATGCTCTTAAAATACTTTACTACAATAATCCAAGTCCGATGGACTTGTCTTTTGATATGTCTTATCCTAAAAAAATTAAATAAATACTATACTACTTATAAACGAGCTTTGCCAAAACGGCGTGATACGAGCTATACAGCAAAATTGAAATTGCGTACAGCATCGTTTTGGCTTGATTTTTGGTTCTTTTCATCTAAGGAAAAGAACAGAAAAAAAAATAAAACTGAATTAATATTACCCAATTCAGCATAACTTGTAACTACTTACATTTATATAAATATTATGACGTAGGCAAAGCCTATGCCAAACAGGGAGATGCCGATAGGCAGAAGGGTAAAAAGAGTAAGAAACATTAATATATTAAAATAACAACTCCGATGGACTTGTCTTTGGATATGTAATAAATTGCATTAATAGCAAGTTAAATTCATAAAAAAGAATTTTCGTTTTAACCTACGCATTAGTCGAATAAATCATAATAAATGTATATTATTGATTAAAAAGAACACCATTGGTGTTCGATTATTGTAGGAAACATCAATATATTTGAATAACAACTCCATCGGAGTTGGATTATTTATTATTAATTTATAAAGTATGCAATATTAGATAAACTACATTTATGAGCTTCTTAAATAATATTGTATATTTGTATTATGTAATCAGCTGATATTAAATTAATTATTCTAACTATATAAATATATAAAATAATGAAAAAAATAATTTTAACATTAACAGTCTTTAGCTTATTATTTAGTAATGCTTTTTCTCAGTCATTATCAGGAGACTATACCATTGGTGGGGGAACTCCGGATTACAACACCTTTAATGAAGCTGTTGCCGATTTAGAACTTAATGGAATTTCGGGAGCTGTAATATTCAATATAGAAACAGGAACTTACAACGAGCAACTTACAATTCCAAAAATTGAAGGTTCTTCTTCTGTTAATACAATAACTTTTCAGTCAGTAACAGGCGATAGTACCGATGTTGTACTCGAATATGCTTCAACAAGTGTAGATTCGAACTATACCCTTAAGTTTGATACGTGCAGTTACGTTAACTTTAAGAAAATGACCATTAATTCTCAAGGTACAATTAATTATAATAATTTAATTGAGATAAATAATTCTCATACATTAGGCTTTTATAACTGTCAATTAATAGGTCATACAAATCATAGTAGCTATGGTTCAAGACTTATTTATTCAAACGAAGATTCAATTAATGCCAATAATATAACAATTCAAAATTGTTATTTAAACTACGGACGTTATGGTATAGTATTAACAGGCAAAAGCTCATCAGAACAAAGCTCTAACCTTGAAATTTCAGGAAATGTTTTTTATAATCAAATAAGAACAACAATTAGGATAGATAATTACAAAAATTCTGAAATTTCAAATAACAATATTTTTTCAAATCTTGACTACTACGGAATATATGTGAAATATAGTTCATATATTGATGTTTTAAGTAATAATATTGCAGCAAGTACTAATACTCATCATACAGGCATTCTTTTTTCGGATAATGATTTTTGTAATGTGAAAAACAATACTATTTATAATTTCAGAATTTATGGCATTAAAACTTATGGTTCTAATAATGTAATATCTAATAACTTTATATCAGGTGAAGGAACTGGTATATATACTGGAAATTCTCCTTTTCAGGAAATATATCATAACAGTATTAATTCTTCCGATGTATGTATGCATATTACCTTCGATAATGTTACAATAAAAAATAATATTTTATATAATAAAAATGGAGGTTACTGTTTAAAGATATATACTACAAATATCACTATTGATTATAATGATATTTACACAACAGGTGCTATTCTTGGACATTGGAATGGAACAGATTGTGCTGATTTAACCGAATGGCAAACAGCTTCTTCACAAGATGCTAATTCTATTTCATATAATCCTGATTATATCTCAAATACAGATTTGCATACAAATTCGTTACATTTGAATAATGTAGGAGTACCAATAGCAGAAGTTATAACCGATATTGATGGAGAGGCTCGTAATGCGTCAACTCCAGATATTGGAGCAGATGAGTTTACACCACACACAACAGATGTTTCAATTTTAGAAATAATTACAAATTCAGATTGCGATTTATCAACAACAGAGGATATTACAATAAAAGTGGTAAACAAAGGAACAAATCCACAAGCAAGTATTCCTGTATATTACACAATTGATGGAGGAACTACTTACGCAAGCGAAACAATTACAAATTTACTAAGTGGAGATACTGCAGAATATACATTTACAACAAAAGCAGATTTTTCTGTGCCAAACGAATATACTTGTATTGCCTTTACCGATTTAATAGGAGATGCCTACACTGCAAACGATACTTTGTCTAATACAATATATAGTTATGGCTCAATTAGCTCATATCCTTTTAATGAGGATTTTGAACAAAATATGTCTAACTATTTTAAATTGTCAGCTAATGAGTATGCTGGCAGTAGTGTTGTTTCAAATGCTGCATATAATAGTAACTATGGTTTGTCGTTTAATAAAGTTACATCTGGTTCTGGTTGGACTGGAGGAGACAATCCTGATTCCACACAATTATGGGTTGAAAACTACAAATATCAAGCATTTGCAAAATCTTGTAATATAAATATTTCTAATTTATCTAATCCTGCTTTGCAATTTGATATGCAGATAAATAAAATAGACTATGCTTCAAATACTGTTTGGTTTAGGGTTTTAATTAACGATACTATTGAATTAAATAATATTAATGGTGATTCTGTTTTTAATTTTGGAAGCAATTTAAGTTTTAAAAATGAAATTTTTATGCTTAATGATTATATAGGTGATGATTTCACTCTAACATTTCAATCATGTATGAGTCATACTTATTTGTATGTATATGTTGACAATATTTTAATTGGAGAAAGACCAATTGTTGATTTAGGAGAAGATGTAGAGTTTTGTAATGGCGATTCAGCAACAGTTGATGCAGGCTCAGGAGCAGGATATACTTATGCTTGGTTTAACACAGAAAGTACTGATACTATAGGTGTAAATCAAACATTAAAAGTATTTAATTCAGGAACTTATTATGTTGATGTATATTCAGATGCGGGTATAATTTCTTATGATACAATTACAGTAACTGTTAACCCATTACCGGTTGTAGATTTTGGCTTTAATGATACTTCCTTATGCGAAATTGACAGCATTATTTTAATTGCCGGTAATACTGATAATACTTATGTATGGAAAGAAATTTCATTTGCTGATACTTTATCACAGGATACAGCTTTTGTTGTAGATACTACTTATGGCAACGGAACATATTATGTAATTGCCACAAATACTAACGGTTGTGTGTCAGGCGATACGGTAACAGTTAATTTTATTTCAATGCCTGTTGTTGATTTAATTACTAATGATACTACCTTATGTGCTAACGAAGTAATTACAATAATAGCCGGAACTTCGGAAAATACTTATATTTGGTCTGATACTATTGATGGCAGTAATGTTTTGTCAAGCGATACATCTTTTACTTTTGATTATTCTATTGGAAGCGGAAAATATTATGTTTTAGTTACAAATTCAGGGAATTGTACTACAACCGATTCTGTTCAAATTACTTTTAATTCTTTACCTGAAGTTGAAATAGGACCTAACGATACTATAATTTGTGATTATGACAGCCTTGTTTTAATTGGCGGAACACTGGAAAATACTTATATCTGGAAAGAAATATCTTCTACTGATACAATATCTCAGGATACTTCGTTTATTGTAAATAATATTATTGGCGATGGAACATATTATGTTATTGTAACAAATTCAAATGAATGTTCTTTTTCCGATACTATTCAAATAAGTTTTCAGCAAGCACCAATTGTAAATGATATTCCGAGTGATACAGCGGTTTGTGAAGATATTTCAATTACTTTAATAGCAGGAACAAACAATTATTCGTATAATTGGACATCAGGTTCATCACCAACTTCAATTTCTACTGATACTGCACTTGTAATAGATTATCTGCTTGGTGCTGATACATACTATTTTACTGCAACTGATATAATTGGCTGTATGTCAACAGATTCTACAACTGTGGGATTTTATTCAATGCCTTATATTGATTTAGTTAATGATACTTCGGTTTGTGAAGATGAGAATCTTATTTTATCAATAAATAATAATAACTACGAATTTGTATGGTCAAATTCTAATGACGCTTCTGATACTTTATCATTAGATTCTACAATTACATTAAATTCTGATAATGGTTCAGGATATTATTATGTTTTTGTTACCAATGAAAATAATTGTAGTATTTCCGATTCTGTTAATGTTACTTTTAACCCTTTGCCAGATATTAATATTATTACAGAAGATACTACTTTATGTTTAAATAATTCATTATCTGTTACAGCTGGCAGCAATGAATTTTCTTATATCTGGACTGATATTTCAACAGGCGACACATTATCTCAGGCAAATACTTTTGTTATTGATTCTGTTATAGGTTCAGGAACATTTAAAGTGCTTGCAAGCAATAGTTTCGGATGTAAATTAAGCGATACTGTTACTGTAGCATTTAATCCTATTCCATATATTAATTTGGGAAATGATATTACATTATGTGAAGGTGAAACTATTGAGCTAACAGCAGGAACTAATGATAATAATTATATATGGACAAAATCCGGAGATACTTTATCAATAAACAACACTTTAAATGTTGATTATACTTTAGGTTCAGGAAATTATATTGCTGAAGCTACTAATATCTACGGTTGTTCTAATACCGATAATATACAAATTACATTTAATCCTTTACCTATTGTTGATTTGGGAAATGATACTACTTTGTGTGCCGGTTCTTTCCTATTTCTACAAATTTATCACAATTATGATTCGTATTTATGGTCAACAGGAGCTACAATAAATTATATTTATCTTGATACTACTATTGCAGGTTTGGAACCATATACTTTATCAGTTACAGTAACAAACAATAATTGTACAGTAATTGATTCTGTTGAAGTTTGGTTTACTCCATTACCGGTTGTTAATTTAGGTGCTGACACAACAATATTTGATAACCAGACAATTACATTGGATGCAGGAGAAGGTTTTGCTTCATATTTATGGGAAGATGGTTCAACCGAACAAACATTTTTTATTGATGGTGCAACAGTCGGCTTAGGAAACAAATATTGTTTTGTTACAGTTTCCGATACAAATAACTGTACCGGAAACGATAATATTTATGTAAATGTTATTCATTATGATGATATTTATGAAATAATTAACAGTAATATTAAAATATATCCTAACCCGAATAGCGGACAATTCTATATAAATGCATCAGGTTATGATATTGAAATTATTTCTCAACTTGGCGAAAAAATATACAAAAGAAAAAATAATAATCAATCAGTTGTTTTCATTGATTTACCAGCATTAAAGCAAGGAATATATTTTATTAAATTATCTAATGGGAATAAAAGTTATATTAAGAAACTAAACATAAGGTAATCATTACCTATCAATCCAATCTTTAAAAGCCTGTATCTTATCAGGTTAAATAATAATTTTTTTACTTGTTTTTATGACGTAAGATAATTTCAAATAATTGTTAGTAAAAAACAATCAAATATTGCAACAAAGCTTTAAAAAACTACGTAAACCTTATTATATTTAAAATTTTAATCACTTAAAAAAGATTGAAACACAATTTTTTGTATGTTGCTGATTTTAAAATAATTAAAACGTATTGAATTTAATATATAAACAAATGAAAAAACTACTACTCATACTACTTTTATTACTTGCTATTATATACAGTAGTTTTGCACAAAGCAAAGGTTATAAAAATCCTGCTGCAAACTATGCTGCATTTTTAGGATACGATTACAAAATTGAAACAGATGCTAATGGAGGTCAGCGTGGCATAGTTATTTTTCCTGACGGAAGCAAAGCTGACGAATGGGACTTTTATAAAGGTAAAGCAGGACAAGATTTTTCTTATCCTGTAATAAACGGATACGACATTGAAACTGTAGTTGAAAAAATTGGTAGTTACACCAAAGAATATGCTGTTTGTGTTATAAGAGACGATAAAGGCGAAGAAACCAAAATTCCATTACTAGAATTTATGGAACAAAATGGTGACAAATTGATTAATGAAGTTGAACGTGGCGAAAGAGATTTTATTGAAAATCTTAAAACAAATCCTAATTTAAAGGACACTAAAGAACTTCCTTATGCCTTTGATTGGCGTGATAAAGATGGTCATTCTTATATTCATGGAGTTCAAAATCAGGGTGCTTGCGGTTCCTGTTATACTTTTGGAGCTTGTGCAACAGCCGAAGGTGTTTATAATAATGCAATGGGACTTTATGATGCTAACTGTGCCGATTTTTCTGAAGCTTATATAGCCTGGTGTTTGGGCGAGGTTTATTCTGGCTTTTATGGCTGCGATGGTGCTAATTATGATTATGATGAACTGCAAGCATTTGTTGATACCGGAGCAGTAGATGAATCATATTTTCCTTATTCAGATACACCAGATCCACAAGACTGTCCCGTTGAATCAGGCACATGGCCAAAAATACAATTTGCAAATTGGTACAGAGCAGCTTGTCTGGACTCTACTGCAATAAAAAATGCTATTTACAATTATGGAGTTGTTGATGCTGCAGTTGATGTTACTACTGATTTTCAAAATTATAGTGATGGTATTTTTTCTGATGCAAGTACAACATGTCCTGATGATGAATATACCACAACTAACCATGCTATTTCTTTAGTTGGCTGGGGGCATGATCCAACTGAAGGATTATACTGGATATTACGTAATTCATATGGAAGTACATGGGGAGAAAGCGGTTATATGCGTATTCAATGGGAATCAGCACGTGTTGCTTGCGCTGTTTCCTATATGGAATATACATCTCCATCTGTAATTACCCATGCTGCCACAAATATTACAAAAGACGCTGCCAGACTGAATGGTTCTGTTAATCCCGAGGGAGTTGCAACTAATTATTATTTTGAATATGGATTAACCGACTCTTATGGAACTTCTACTACTCCGGTATCTGCAGGTTCAGGTACAGATCCTGTTTCTGTATATGAGGATATCACTGGTTTGGGTGCTAATACTTTATATCATTACCGTGTAGTTGCCACTAATAGTGCTAAAGAAATCATATATGGCAATGATAAGACTTTTACTACATTATGTAATGATATTACTACTTTTCCGTATTTTGTTGGTTTTGAAGAAGCCACCGGTAATGACTTTACTAATTGCTGGGAAACTAAGTCAAATAACACTCTTAACGGGAGTGGCTTAACTTCTACCAGTAGTGCAGGCGGTGACAATACCTGGTTTAATAATATTCCATCAAGCTTTGGTGGCTCCGGTGCTACTTATATTCATACGGGAGGAGGTTCTGCTGCAATTGGGTATTCTGCAGGACAGACTGGCGACTCTCACAACTGGCTGATTTCTCCTGATATTTCCCTTATTTCTTCAAGTGAATTGACATTCTGGGTATGGTATAAAAATAATGATTCTGAAGGATGGTACACTAATTTTTACGTTCAGATCTACACAGTTTCAAATGGTTGGGAAAATCTGTTATTATGGGAAGGTTCTAGTGAATCCCAGAATAACGAGTTTGTTTCTGAGGTGGTTATTGATATATCTGCTTATGATGAACAAACTGTTAAAATAGCTTTTGTATTTAAATTTAATAATGGTTATCAAATGGCTATTGATGATTTTGAAATAACAGGTTCTGTAACATCTCCTCCTGTAACTGATTTTTCAGGCACACCACTTACAATTCCGGCAGGAAGTACTGTTGATTTTACAGATTTATCTACTAATATACCAACAAGTTGGTCCTGGACTTTTGCTGGAGGAACACCCGGCACTTCATCTGTTAAAAATCCGACAGGAATTGCATATAATTTACCCGGAACATATAATGTATCTCTTGAAGCGACAAATGGTATAGGAAATGATACGGAAACAAAAACAAATTACATTACTGCAACAAATCCTGTAATTGGATTTATGGCAGCTACAACAAATACTACTGAAAGCACAAGTGCAGGTTCAGGTTGTCGTGAATATACAGATATTACAGTAACTGTAAAAGTTACCGGAAAACCTGATGTTGACGAAACAGTAACTGTTTCTGTTTCAAGTAGTACGGCAAAAGACCCTGCTGACTATGAAATAACAACATCAATGCCAATTACATGCTCTGCCGGAAGTGATGCAAACAAAACTGTAACATTCAGAATTTATGATGATGCTGCTATTGAAAATGCTGAAACTATTGATCTGTCAATGACACTTGGTGGTGCTTCCAATGCGGTATTAGGAACACAAACTACACATACAATTACAATTAATGATGATGATGTTGCTCCTACAACAGGAAGTTTTGTTACAGTATGGACAGAGAATTGGGAAAGCGCATCTGCCGGAGATTTTTCTGCTGCAAATTGGTCAACAGACCAAAAAGCTAACGGAGCAAGGAATAATTGGTATTTATCAAGTTCATCCTGTGCGAGTGGATTGTTATCAGGGATGACTGCTTTTATTGTTTATTACAATCCTGTTGCTTGTGGTTATACAAATGAAGGAACTCCTGCTATAATTTATAGACAAGTAGATGCTTCTTCGTATAGTGATTTGCGAGTTTCTTTTGACTGGTTATGTAACGGAAATCCCGGAATCGATTATGGCGACTTAGTATATTCCACTGATGGAGGATCAACATGGAATGATGTTGATGTTGCAACTGAATATAGCGGTCAATCAAGTTCGCAATCTACAACTGTAAGTTTAACATCTCTTGCGGGAACCGTATTTGATCTTGGCTGGGCATTTTATGATGATGGTGCCGGTACAGTAAATAACCCTCCTTTTTCAGTTGATAATATTAATGTAGAAGGTCTGGTATCAACACCAATAGCTACTACATTAAGCTCAACTTCAAGTGAATATTTAGGACCAAATTCAACGGTTTGTTACTACAATGCATCAAATGATTTAATGGCAAAAATTGAAAATGCAAGTGATCACGATTATGGTTGTACTACTGTTTCTATTGACAGAGCAGGTACCGGAGCTGTAGAATTATTCTACGACGGAACGACATATCCTGATTCGATGATAATTGAAAAATGTTTTTTGGTTGCTCCTACAACAAATAATACCTCAGGAATATATACTATTACTTTTTATTATTCTTCTGATGAGATTAATGGATGGATATCTGCAACAAGCAACATCTTAGATGATTTAACCCTTACTAAAACCGGAGGAAGCATTTCTAATATTACTCCCGATACTCAGGATGGAAATGGAAACACAAATTATCTTGCTACTTCAGTTCAAAGGGGAACGTTTGGTAGTTCTTATTATGTTCAAGGTACATTTGGTTCGGGGTTTTCAGGCTTTGGTTCAGGTAAAATTGAATTTATTCCTAAAGGTGCTGGTCCTCTTCCAGTTGAACTGATTTCATTTAGTTGTAAATATCATAATTATAATGTAATTTTAAAATGGACGACTGCTTCCGAGTTTAACAATGACTATTTTACAATTGAGCGCTCAAAAGATGCTATTGAATTTGAAATAATTGAAATTATTAAAGGAGCAGGAAACTCAAATAATATTCTCAATTATGAAACTTCTGATATTAATCCATTTTTTGGAACTTCTTATTACAGGCTCAAACAAACCGATTATAATGGCAAATACTCTATTAGTAATATTGTAAGCATTAATACTGATATTAATAAATTTACAGATAAATCATACAATTATTTTGTAAATAATCAATTTTTAATTATCAATCTAAATGATAATTATTATAATATGATTCTTGAAATAACTGATATTACGGGAAGAAGAATAAGCAGTAAAAATATTCAGCAAGTTATAAATTCTAAAAATTTAAAATTGGATATAAGTAATTTTAAGCCCGGATTTTATAATTTTATTTTATTTAACAATACAAAAAAAATAAGTGGGAAATTTATTGTTAGATAATGTGTACGAGTTTGTTTACCTATCTATCCAATCTTTAAAAGCCTGTATCTTATCAGATTGAATAATAATTTTTTCACCTGTTTTATGATGGGGGATAATCTCAAATAATTCGTCAGAATGAATAATAATATCAATAAATGAATGAATGTTAATAATGTAATTATTGTTTATTCTTAAAAAAAGTTCAGGATTAATCAGTTTTTCAAGTAAATCAAGTGAATAATCAATTATAAAATCCTTATTATCTCTTGTATGAATAAAAGTTTTGTTATCATTTACATAAAAATAATAAATATCATTAACTGAGATATTCCTTATACCATCACTTGTTTTTACAATAAATCTTTTTTTAAATTCTTTATATAAAATTTTCATCACATTATCTAAAACATCGGTGCTTGGATTATTAATTGATGTTTGTAAAGGGTTAAGTTCTTTAAATTTATAAATAATATTTT
This genomic stretch from Bacteroidales bacterium harbors:
- a CDS encoding T9SS type A sorting domain-containing protein, with amino-acid sequence MKKIILTLTVFSLLFSNAFSQSLSGDYTIGGGTPDYNTFNEAVADLELNGISGAVIFNIETGTYNEQLTIPKIEGSSSVNTITFQSVTGDSTDVVLEYASTSVDSNYTLKFDTCSYVNFKKMTINSQGTINYNNLIEINNSHTLGFYNCQLIGHTNHSSYGSRLIYSNEDSINANNITIQNCYLNYGRYGIVLTGKSSSEQSSNLEISGNVFYNQIRTTIRIDNYKNSEISNNNIFSNLDYYGIYVKYSSYIDVLSNNIAASTNTHHTGILFSDNDFCNVKNNTIYNFRIYGIKTYGSNNVISNNFISGEGTGIYTGNSPFQEIYHNSINSSDVCMHITFDNVTIKNNILYNKNGGYCLKIYTTNITIDYNDIYTTGAILGHWNGTDCADLTEWQTASSQDANSISYNPDYISNTDLHTNSLHLNNVGVPIAEVITDIDGEARNASTPDIGADEFTPHTTDVSILEIITNSDCDLSTTEDITIKVVNKGTNPQASIPVYYTIDGGTTYASETITNLLSGDTAEYTFTTKADFSVPNEYTCIAFTDLIGDAYTANDTLSNTIYSYGSISSYPFNEDFEQNMSNYFKLSANEYAGSSVVSNAAYNSNYGLSFNKVTSGSGWTGGDNPDSTQLWVENYKYQAFAKSCNINISNLSNPALQFDMQINKIDYASNTVWFRVLINDTIELNNINGDSVFNFGSNLSFKNEIFMLNDYIGDDFTLTFQSCMSHTYLYVYVDNILIGERPIVDLGEDVEFCNGDSATVDAGSGAGYTYAWFNTESTDTIGVNQTLKVFNSGTYYVDVYSDAGIISYDTITVTVNPLPVVDFGFNDTSLCEIDSIILIAGNTDNTYVWKEISFADTLSQDTAFVVDTTYGNGTYYVIATNTNGCVSGDTVTVNFISMPVVDLITNDTTLCANEVITIIAGTSENTYIWSDTIDGSNVLSSDTSFTFDYSIGSGKYYVLVTNSGNCTTTDSVQITFNSLPEVEIGPNDTIICDYDSLVLIGGTLENTYIWKEISSTDTISQDTSFIVNNIIGDGTYYVIVTNSNECSFSDTIQISFQQAPIVNDIPSDTAVCEDISITLIAGTNNYSYNWTSGSSPTSISTDTALVIDYLLGADTYYFTATDIIGCMSTDSTTVGFYSMPYIDLVNDTSVCEDENLILSINNNNYEFVWSNSNDASDTLSLDSTITLNSDNGSGYYYVFVTNENNCSISDSVNVTFNPLPDINIITEDTTLCLNNSLSVTAGSNEFSYIWTDISTGDTLSQANTFVIDSVIGSGTFKVLASNSFGCKLSDTVTVAFNPIPYINLGNDITLCEGETIELTAGTNDNNYIWTKSGDTLSINNTLNVDYTLGSGNYIAEATNIYGCSNTDNIQITFNPLPIVDLGNDTTLCAGSFLFLQIYHNYDSYLWSTGATINYIYLDTTIAGLEPYTLSVTVTNNNCTVIDSVEVWFTPLPVVNLGADTTIFDNQTITLDAGEGFASYLWEDGSTEQTFFIDGATVGLGNKYCFVTVSDTNNCTGNDNIYVNVIHYDDIYEIINSNIKIYPNPNSGQFYINASGYDIEIISQLGEKIYKRKNNNQSVVFIDLPALKQGIYFIKLSNGNKSYIKKLNIR
- a CDS encoding LytTR family transcriptional regulator DNA-binding domain-containing protein; amino-acid sequence: MKVFIIEKDINIINEFEIQLKKIDTNIEIIGKVDTITDDLQHWTGLQPDIIFIDIELTKDMSIEIFEQIIVNRPIVFTANNEDNETINAFEINNVDYLLKPVVYEDLKNIIYKFKELNPLQTSINNPSTDVLDNVMKILYKEFKKRFIVKTSDGIRNISVNDIYYFYVNDNKTFIHTRDNKDFIIDYSLDLLEKLINPELFLRINNNYIINIHSFIDIIIHSDELFEIIPHHKTGEKIIIQSDKIQAFKDWIDR
- a CDS encoding choice-of-anchor J domain-containing protein — its product is MKKLLLILLLLLAIIYSSFAQSKGYKNPAANYAAFLGYDYKIETDANGGQRGIVIFPDGSKADEWDFYKGKAGQDFSYPVINGYDIETVVEKIGSYTKEYAVCVIRDDKGEETKIPLLEFMEQNGDKLINEVERGERDFIENLKTNPNLKDTKELPYAFDWRDKDGHSYIHGVQNQGACGSCYTFGACATAEGVYNNAMGLYDANCADFSEAYIAWCLGEVYSGFYGCDGANYDYDELQAFVDTGAVDESYFPYSDTPDPQDCPVESGTWPKIQFANWYRAACLDSTAIKNAIYNYGVVDAAVDVTTDFQNYSDGIFSDASTTCPDDEYTTTNHAISLVGWGHDPTEGLYWILRNSYGSTWGESGYMRIQWESARVACAVSYMEYTSPSVITHAATNITKDAARLNGSVNPEGVATNYYFEYGLTDSYGTSTTPVSAGSGTDPVSVYEDITGLGANTLYHYRVVATNSAKEIIYGNDKTFTTLCNDITTFPYFVGFEEATGNDFTNCWETKSNNTLNGSGLTSTSSAGGDNTWFNNIPSSFGGSGATYIHTGGGSAAIGYSAGQTGDSHNWLISPDISLISSSELTFWVWYKNNDSEGWYTNFYVQIYTVSNGWENLLLWEGSSESQNNEFVSEVVIDISAYDEQTVKIAFVFKFNNGYQMAIDDFEITGSVTSPPVTDFSGTPLTIPAGSTVDFTDLSTNIPTSWSWTFAGGTPGTSSVKNPTGIAYNLPGTYNVSLEATNGIGNDTETKTNYITATNPVIGFMAATTNTTESTSAGSGCREYTDITVTVKVTGKPDVDETVTVSVSSSTAKDPADYEITTSMPITCSAGSDANKTVTFRIYDDAAIENAETIDLSMTLGGASNAVLGTQTTHTITINDDDVAPTTGSFVTVWTENWESASAGDFSAANWSTDQKANGARNNWYLSSSSCASGLLSGMTAFIVYYNPVACGYTNEGTPAIIYRQVDASSYSDLRVSFDWLCNGNPGIDYGDLVYSTDGGSTWNDVDVATEYSGQSSSQSTTVSLTSLAGTVFDLGWAFYDDGAGTVNNPPFSVDNINVEGLVSTPIATTLSSTSSEYLGPNSTVCYYNASNDLMAKIENASDHDYGCTTVSIDRAGTGAVELFYDGTTYPDSMIIEKCFLVAPTTNNTSGIYTITFYYSSDEINGWISATSNILDDLTLTKTGGSISNITPDTQDGNGNTNYLATSVQRGTFGSSYYVQGTFGSGFSGFGSGKIEFIPKGAGPLPVELISFSCKYHNYNVILKWTTASEFNNDYFTIERSKDAIEFEIIEIIKGAGNSNNILNYETSDINPFFGTSYYRLKQTDYNGKYSISNIVSINTDINKFTDKSYNYFVNNQFLIINLNDNYYNMILEITDITGRRISSKNIQQVINSKNLKLDISNFKPGFYNFILFNNTKKISGKFIVR